The region atattattgaataGAAGATATTTCAAGAAGCTCTACTTAGTACTAAtgaaatacaaattatatataaggGATGCCCGACTAAACGCTAAAGACATCATACCTGAAATGTTTCCACAGGAAGGCGGAGAGGGCCTCCACGCGAGTGGGGTTTCCCACTCTCGAAGACTCAGCCGCCGCAGATTTCTTCAGAGCTGTCAGGCTTTCTTTGTCGAACACCACGCGCCTGGTGACGATCTTTTCCCTCGTCGTCATGCCAAGGGTCGGCGAGAATCCAGACCCGGAAAGGTCCTTCGTCGTCGGCGGGAAGAGAGACGACACCAACCCGAAATTGGGCGGCGAGATCACCGCGGCGTCTCCTTCACGCGCGGTGACAGCCCATGCATTCACAAAGTTGACCACAGAGAGTGCATCGCCGATCTTGTGGGACATGCAAACCGCGACAGCTATTCCGCAGTcaagaaaataatttacttGAACACCAAGCATTAACTCTCTATCATCACCACTATAAGGCTCTAGGGGAAGAAACTTTTCCAATTCCTCCATTAATGGATTTTCAATCACATTTTTGAGGAAGCCATGAACGCGAGCTTCAACCCACAGCGCGCCCTCATCACTACAATCAATGAAATCGTTTCCTTTGATCCGTCCAGCTAAGGGATAAAACAGGGTCAACACCTTCGATAAAGATTGCTTCAGCAGTTGTGATGAACACTCATGATCATCATCTGTAGTAGCATGATGGAAGAAAAAGATGAAAGGGGCGAAAAAGGGTGGCGAGGTTTGATCAAGAAAGGATAGTTTGAGGGTTTTGAGGTGAGGTGGAGTTGGTGATGATTGCTTCATCATCCTCTCTTTGGAAAGTAATTCCACTTTCAACACCATCCTcaaaattactatatatgattgtgctaattttctttgtatgattgattgCTAGCTTGTTTAATTTGGTGCACAAATATATGCCGCTTTGTTGTGGTGTCTTGTGTTTATATAGAGTGAGTATGGAGAGGAaataatgatatgatgatgCTGATGTTACAACCCGAAAAACTACTCTATGTTGAATTTGCCAGCATGAGCAGTTCAACTAGTCACAGGAAGTTTTGAAGTAAATATCAGAGATCGAGTCTCACTAGTAGTCGTGTGGGGTGGTATAGTAAGCCTATGTCTTCAGTTGAATTACCATCTTTATGGGAGCAAAATATTAAGTGAGAGGGCTACTTGTGCACAGTAAGTCCCTGTTCAGTtgaattaccataatttacatctTCCCAGATGCTTTGTCGGGGCGGGGTGTGGGGGCCCTTGGGGTTAGGAATTCAATCTTTTTGGGAGCAAAATAATAAGGGAGTAGGATAGAGCACGAGGAAGAAGagatagaattatatatattgcttgGTGCGCCTTTTACAAAAAAGCAAAAATACTTTATATACTCTCAAAGTCATACTCCTAACTTTTACTCtcacttgtgttcaaatttaattagaggaagaaaaaaataaatgaataaacctCACGAGCCCTactaaattaaacaatcaaGGCATGCCATTTCATAGGGAGACTAtctttataaataaatacatttttttacaaCATAAGGATAGCTAGTCAAATTAGGATTGGCTTGTTACTTGCTAACTACATTGAACAATGCATGAGGGCACGTGTTCAATTCCCACCATTATGAGTTAGCTTTTTTGGAACCGGCTAGTATTTGAACATTTATGTTTAATATGTACTAAGCATGAGTAAGCTCTTTTGGAACCCGTGTTCGATTCCTACCATCATGAATTGAGTTAACTCTTTTTGGAACTCACATGTTTTCGATTCCCACCATCACGAGTCAGCTCTTTCGATTCCCACCATCATGAGTTGAGTCAGCTCTTTTTGAAACTCACATGTGTTCGATTCCCACCATCAGAACTCTTTCAATTCCCATCATCATGAGTTGAGTTAGCTCTTTTTGAAACTCACATGTGTTCGATTCCCACCATCACGAATTAGCTCTTTTTGAAACTTGAAAATTGACTGTAGACCCTTGTCTCCTTCCTAACCAAGTACCTCATCTTGGAGATCCactttatttcttttgttcCATACCACTATAatacagaattttttttttctttttggaaattaaagtttcctaattagagttttttttttttttttttttggaaactacTACACTCTATCTATCTGCAATGGCGTTTTGAGGGAATTGAACTTCTTCCATTTAAACTAAATTATACTCCGCTTGGAATTATGTTAGTATAATTATAGACCCTAATCTAGTGTCccatttatttttcatcctgaaattgattaattaaaattgttaaaagttTAACCTCTTTAAATCAAACTTTCACGATAATTTTGCTGTAATTGTACGTCGAAgaataaaagagagaaaaataggATGGGAAGAACACCGAAGAATGCAAGAACTACATTTCGCATGATGGTGATCGACTTGGAAGAAAAATATGAGAGGGATGGAAAGCCTAAGGGTGGtgagatttgattaaaaaaaaaaaagaaaaaaaaagaagatgttTGAGGGTTTTGAGGCGATTATTGAAATATCTAACCGTtcatagttatatatatatatatatataatatatatatatatatatatatatatatatatatatatatatatatatatatataaaggtacTTTTAATGGTGGTTAGAAAGTAATTAATCGAAATGTTAAATCACCCATAAcgatttgattaaaaaaatatgtttgagGGTTTTGAGGTGATGATTCAAATTTCTAACCattcatataaaaaattaaaataaaatacatttaatGGTTGTTAGAAAGTAATTGAAATGTTAAATCACCCataaaaaaagtgaaaagtacaatttttttaatgacaaaatTTGTAACAATTAATAATCGAGGGTAAGTATACATTGAGTAAATCCCACAAATGACTATAAGGAAGTAAATCAATCTAAGTTATTCATAGCGGActcactcaaaccaaaccaatAAGACTACTAAGTCACTCTCTTATAAATGCataattgtttatatttatacCTTACACAACCTTATTTTTCTTATGAAGTGTTACATTTGTGTCTAAAATGatccttattttctttatttgatcaattaggaacaatttattattttttagtaagagtgaatgattttgaattggATGCATTAAGTGTACGTCCCAAGGTGAAGCTAAGAGGGTggataaaataatttcaaaggggccaaaaagtaatattttcaaTGGTTTTTTATCATATGGACAAACCAAACCATGAACCATTGCTAGCTATTTCCTactctttatattcatatttttaggttagattaagTGTAGATTTATGTTCATTATCATCTTTGAAGCTTGTTTTGAAGGATCTACGCTTGGATTTCTAGATTATATTTTACCGTCCAattcaatagagaagcttttGTTCCCTTTTATATCTCTTTATCTTACAAAGTTTATGCTTTACACTTAcgcttttgtgttctttatgttattgaatcatgagtagttagtttatgtgCTTGAACTAGGGTTGTATTATTTATCTTGATGCTTAGTTTGTGCTTATTGCATAATGGGTAGAATTATAACCTAGAGTTCATGTGTTTGTGAAGGTGGTGTGAATATATATCTTGTTAATGTTTGATGTACACAATCATCAGCATGTTTTGGAGGATTTCTTGCCTCAATGAGAGTTAAGTGATGAATCCGAGCCACGTGACCTCTTGCATAAACTCAATTTCTTGCtatgaaaatggaaaaattgTGGGCTTTAGATGCTTGATGAACTTGGAATTGATAAGTCACGGGGGTGGGGCAATCCCTTGTTCTAATTCTTATTTCTTTGCTCATGGAAATTAAATGAACGACAAAACTCTCACTGGGAGTCAAACTTAGAATATTGTGATTACTTTTTTACTAATTCAACAGTCTCAAGAGCTTAGTTGAGGTTGCTGTTAGTGaaaagtatttaatttcttattaacttTGATGAGTAATGAGAAATTAATTCAACATATAGTCACGactatacataaaataaataagatagtGGCGCGctatacataaaataataaatatttttaacaaatCATATATAGTAAATGTTGGTGCATCTTATAATTAtgagtatttcatatttaatatttattcaaacaaacTAAGTTTTATTTGACcacaatatataatgtatgcACACAACATTCAACAACACTTAGAGAACGGTTTTTAACCATTAGTTGTCTTATATAGAAAATATAACGGTTAAAAATCGCTCTCTGTCCACGTGACTTTTAACAATATTGGTtttaacaacactcaatagacaacagtctttaactgttgtcttatatagaaaagacaacggttaaaaatcatTGTCTATGCGTGTGAGTTTTAACAACACTAGTTTTAACAACACTCAATATAATAGATAACTGTTTTTAacctttgtcttttttataTGAGACAACGGTCAAAATTGTTATCTTTTCTATATAAGACAACGGtcaaaactgttgtcttttatgCGAGACTTACAACAATACTGGTATTAAAAatagaagttttaccgaatagacAACGGATAAAAACCATTGTCTATGACCATTTTTCCTGCGTCGGTAGAACTATAGTTTTGGCGTGGGTGTCAAGCTCCCTGctcccatatatatatcatcttcttcacccGTGTTAATCCAAGCTTCAATCCCATCCCCACATTTGGTGCTCATCAATATAACGAGATTCTTGTACGGAAAAGTTGTTATGCACGCCCAAACAGGCTTTCCCCAACCGAAATCTACCTCGTATATTGGAAACCTGCACACGCTTGTAAATTCCAAGAACTCAGCTTCCCCTTCGCCGCTGAAACGTTCATGCCATTTACGGAGATGTTCCGAATGCCCTTTCCCGTTTTGCAAAGCTTCCACGTATTCCGCGTTGATTTCCCTTATGGAAGTTCTCAGTTGAAACACCAGGTCGTCGTCTGTTTCCGACGGCTTTTCTGTAGTATTTGCCAGACTCCATAGGTTCCCGAACGTCGCATCCGGGAGCGGCGGATTCATCCTCGCACGGAGGTTCACGTTTTGAGTGGCCCGGAACGTTTTCTTCACGGAACCGTGTGGGGTTTTTTTCCTACTGGCCTCCCTGAAATTAGAGATTTCAAGGCATTTTATATATGAAGAAACTTACATGACAAGCACATTTTACTCAGATGGCGTGTAGTAACTCTAACTTATGTAAGGTCATAAGATCGAAATTCTGTGGTGgcgttgttgactctttgtataCCAGATACAATGTATAGTGATCTATTTATATAGTAAGACTAAACCCTAAAGACATCATACCTGAAACGCTTCCACAGGAAGGCGGAGAGGGCCTCCACGCGAGTGGGGTTTCCCACTCTCGACGATTCTGCCGCCGCAGATTTCTTCAGAGCCGCCAGGTTTTGTTTGTCGAACACCACGCGCCTGGTGACGATCTTTTCCCTCGTCGTCATGCCAAGGGTCGACGAGAATCCAGACCCAGTCAGGTCCTCCGTCGTCGGCGGGAAGAGAGACGACACCAACCCGAAATTGGGCGGCGAGATCACCGCGGCGTCTCCTTCACGCGCGGTGACAGCCCATGCATTCACAAAGTTGACCACAGAGAATGCATCGCCGATCTTATGCGACACGCAAACCGCCACGCCTATTCCACCGTcaagaaaataatttacttGCACCGCAAGCATTAACTTACTATCATCTCCATTATGAGGCTCTAACGGAAGAAACTTCTCCAATTCCTCCATTAACGGATTTTCAACCACATCTTTGAGGAACCCATGAACGCGAGCCTCAACCCACAACGCGCCATCGTCACTACAATCAACGAAATCGTTTCCTTTGATCCGTCCAGCTAAGGGATAAAACAGGGTCAAGACCTTGGATAAAGATTGCTTCAGCAGCTGTGATGAACGGCCATGATCATCCGTAGTTCCATGATGGAAGAAAAAGATGAAAGGGGCGAAAAAGGGCGGCGAGGTTTGATCAAGAAAGGATAGTTTGAGGGTTTTGAGGTGAGGTGGAGTTGGTGATGATGGCTTGATCATCATCTCTTTGGAGAGTAATTCCAATTTCAACACCATCCTcaaaattactatatattttaGTACTAACTTTCTTTGTATGGTTGATTGGTACTAGGTAGATAGCTTAATTTGGTGCACAAATATATCCCGCTTTGTTGTGTTTATATAGAGTGAGTAGGGAGAGgttcatcttcatcatccaaATCCGAGTCCTCCACACAATGCTTATGAactatttgtgtactaaatctatattatttaaattaatgtattttcagtatatattcaaataattacTTTCTCTGATTACAAgagatatttttaatatattaaaagtaattatttgtgtaccggattacattatttgataatatacaaaataatatagtttcagtacttaaataatgtattttatatacataaatattgtGTTTATGATCCACATAATAATGACTCTTGTAGGCGGTTGCAATTGCATTTACTCCATAACTACCTGgtaatataatgataattattaatGAATGAAGTCTTCAGACGACATGGGAACAGCACGGAAATGAAGATTGTGGTTTTGGGTTTTGAGTTCCCATAGAGTTCTACTGCATGGACTCATATGTTCTATTCTATCACTTTTACTTCCTGATGTGACAAGATATGATAGGTTATCTCCATCGTGTATAGGTTCTAAAGAAAGTGTTAACATCAAACATTTGTGTGAAAGAGTAAAAATAGGAAGCAGAATTTGGgagtccaagtagtattttccgTTCTCATATATCATCTTCACCCATGTTAACCCAAGCCTAGCTCATTCAATTCCCATCCCCAATTTTGGTGCTcatcaatataatgagattcTTGTACGGAAAATTAAAGTTGTTGTGCATGCCCAAACATGCCTTCACCAACTGAAATCTACCGCGTATACTAAAACCTACGccagctgtttttttttttttttttttgaaaaccctaCACCAGCtgctaaataaaaataaattgaacaaatCAAGGTGTGAATTGAAACCTGGTCCATCTATatatggtataatgattgccAAAGCTGCTAGATTTTTCTCccactttaaaaatatatatatatttatccaTGATAGATCGAAACGTCACATGCtcaaatacaacattttatacaaaaattaattaattaattaattaattttattgtatCGGTTGTTGTTCACCAGCCTCCACTAGCATGCCTGCATGTGCTGGTTTGTCTGTAGTTGtgagatttcaatttttttaatttatatatttaattctcgATGAAGCACGAGGGTTAGttttaacatttaaatataatattaataaagttACAATAATACATCCCCACAAGCCAGCTATGTAATGTAGTccataaagaaaaaataatttattttgaaaaaaatcagaATATTTGGATGTCAATCCAACATCCACGCTTCATCCTCATAATACATAAAACATTAAGTTTGGCCATGGCAAGTGTTGATTTTATCCTGGGTATCGAAGATAACAATGAAAACAAGTCTACTCTAAGCTATGATGTGCGTTTAGTTCTGTTTGTAGGCCACATTCTGAAAGTTTGGTCAAAGATACAAGATCATGTGTGTATTGTCATTACACAGAAGAATGAAGACGAAGACCTAGATCATTGATAAAGCTTCAAGCTCCTTTAAGAAACTTAGCTTCCAAGTTATGAAaaagtctgcgattcaagttttctatagcatagctagaaaagttgtttctatgtctgaatGTAAGCAatgatttatcattttattgATCATTGTTGTAAACATTTTGTGTTATGGTTTAATGAAATAGCTACGTTTAACCCAATGGGATAGCttaagtggcaagtgagttctTATCTCTTTGTAGGGAAGAATTCTCGGAGAACCCGATTTAATTCTcacaagtgatgattccccctgggccaacTCCGAtacctctcggagcgaacgcgGGTGGATCCGGACCGTTAAActgacggagaaagacccggtggatttaccaaaaaaaaagaagaagaagctatatttactatcaaaaaaaaaaagaaaccaacATCCACGTTCACATATTAATCCATTAATTATAAGAAGCTTTGATTATGTTGAAATATGCTTTATAAGAACTCATTTGTTGCTATATTGTTGGTCAAACAATAATGAaggataaaaaaagaaaaggtgtTATGCGAAATTACCAAAACATCGCCTTTCCTTAAAATTGTCTTAAATGTTGTGATTCTAAATAGCATATATTATGCCACTAGACCtcgtggtctagtggcacctggttgcacCCCCACATAGGGAGGGGTGATGGGTTCAAGTCTTAGTGGAGCCAATATTGGCTCATCGTGTTTTGTTTGGTTGggcaaaagaaaataataataaattaaatttacataatttttaagTTGGTGTGTTTTATGTTGTGATTGATAGACAACTTCAAGAGTTAAATAATCGTTTCACTTAAACGAATACTAAATTGATTCTTTGTGTGGCATGCCTCAATATCCAATTGAGTCATTTGCAGTTTTTGAAAAGGAAATGTTTTTTCGAATGACTCAATTTTATCCTTTAAAGTTTTCACCCATGAATATTTTGACACTTGATAATCAActtgagattttatatatctCTATGTGCACTCTAACTTTGCATTTTCCagtattcaataaaaataatgtatatcaaTTAGTTATTTTACTTGTGAAATTAGCTTTAATATTACTAGTGGCAATTGCAAGTGTTGAAAGAGCTTTTTAGTAATGAAGATAGTGAAAAGTAGATTGCGCAATCAAATGAGAGATAACTTGGtgaataattagttttttttttattattaaagataggctaaagtgtcatccggcaccatgaactatattctATTATTCATATCGCatcttgaactttcataacgtaTATATTGATCCAcgaactattaatttttttcgcCTAAAATTTTTAACAGATTTCCCTGTTTTCCTGATGACATGGCACTGGTTGTATGCTGATTGGCCTTTTCTCTTAGTCCAGtaagcaatttaaaaaaaaaatttaacggatgttgaaaatgaaaaaggccGGCGACGAGGAAGAGGAAGACGAGTGTTTAACAATTCCCTTGATCGCCTCATCTCTTCCGCCAACACTTCCTGCTCCTACTCGCATTGCCGTCCGACGTTTTAGAGTGAAATAAATGTGAAGGTCGCCTAAAATAAACATATTCCTAGGGAGTATAATGCTTTGTAATCATAGGGAGTATGAATGTGCAGTATAGCAGTTGCTTTATGTTGTGAGTAAAGAAGATTCTAGTATTCCTAATCTCCATGCTAGTCTGAACTTCAGTAAACACTAACTAAGCACCATTTGATtgtgaataaaattattaagagtGCATATGGCAACTATGATGTCTGATCTGGATCTCCCAACCCTCCTCTAGAAAATGGGTCTCAGTCGTGACCTTCCTAATCTCCGCCACAGGTCGTCTCTCTTAGCCGCCGAGTGCAGCAATTTAGGCGATAGAGGGTAGTTTTTTGCCAGATCTGTCTCGTCGGATCAGTTGAGCAATCCAGTTGACAGCGGTGAGGGTTTTCCTAATATTCatactaataataatgatttCAGAAATAGCAATAAAATTAGTTGTGTATGTGGGTTTGTCCAATTGAAGTCTGAGGGTAATCGTAATTCTTCCAATTATGCTTCTTGTTCATCGTCGGATCCTACTCCGGCTCCAGTCACACTGACGCCGTACAGCCCGTACTTTCTTCAgcatcctctttttttttttaattattatttaaatcgCTTACATGGACTAAGAGAAAAGGCCACATCAGCATACAATCGGCGCCATGTCATCAGGAAAACAGGGAAACCTGTTAAAAATTCTGggcgaaaaaaaaattaatggtttgtggatcaatatatactttatgaaagttcagggtgcggcatgaataatatgatatagttcatggtgccagatgacactttagccttaaaGATATGTGTTTTAAAACATGGATAAAGAAAAAACTATACAAGGATTTTAATTGGAAGGGTAAAGgttgtcatttatttaaaataataaagataaagattgaaaaaaagttaggaagctactagcttatttttgaaacgctacctaaggtaATAAGCTCTTATtataagctactagcttattttgagaaaaaataaactcttattttaagctactaatttattttgggaatattaccaaacataccttatagcttattaatagCTTAACATAAATTGtaaactcctaaataagctttgccaaacAGAACCTTAAATCTCCCATATATCATCTTCACCCATGTTAATCCAAGCTTCAATCCCATCCCCACATTTTGTGCTcatcaatataatgagattcTTGTACGGATAAGATGTTCTGCATGCCCAAATAGGCCTTCCCCAACCAAAATCTACCTCGTAGATTGGAAACCTGCACCAGCTAGTAAATTCCAAGAACTCAGCTTCCTCTGTGCTGAAACGTTCGTGCCATTTACGGAGATGTTCTGATTGCCCTTTCTCGTTTTGCAAAGCTTCCACGTATTCTGCGTTGATTTCCTTTATGGAAGTTCTCAGTTGAAACACCAGGTCGTCGTTGTCGTCTGGGCTTTGGTTTGTTTCCGATGGCGTTATTGTAGTATTTGCTAGAGTCCATAGGTTCCCGAACGTCGCGTCCGGGAGTGGCGGATTCATCTTCGCACGGAGGTTCACGATGTGGGCTGCGAGGAACGCTTTCTTGACGGCAACATGTTGGGATTTTTTCCTACCCGCCTCCCTGAAATTAGAGATGTCAACCTTAGcctaaattgatattttgaccagataagacaaaaaaaagaattaatgtcataattcaaatactttAGTCCTGATTAGGGATGATAATATGCCTCATCCCCGCCAGGGATCTCGTCCCGTCTAAAATAGGGATggagaaattttttaatttcccgCTGGGGCAGGGATACCCCTCCCCGTcccaaaataattattataattaagaattttaatatatatatatgtatatataaatcatactccgtaatttttaaaattaaaattacactaatttatttaagatattgACTAAGAATTGACTGGGACGAGAAATTTCTGTCCATGCCTAGTTCCCAAGAGATGTCGGTGAGGATTATTTTTCATTCCTCAGGGACGGGGTTGGAGTTTCGGAGACGGAGACGAAAAGTATACTCCCCGTCCATGTCTACTTCCCCGTCGCGTTGCCATCCTTAGTCCTAGTAaccaatattaattaattcaaaatttagtGAGTTAACTCATAGTCTGAGTCACttaaaactattctttttttggtaaattcacttAAGGCTATTCTGTCCCTACCTGAAATGCTTCCATAGGAAGGCCGAGATGGCCTCCACACGGGTGGGGCCCCGGTCTCCCACCCCCGACGACTTTGCCGCCGCAGATTTCTTGAGAGCGGCGATGTTTTCTTTGTCGAACACGACGCGCCTGGTGACAATCTTTTCCCTCGTCATTCCAAGGGTCGGCGAGATTCTAGATCCGGCGGGCAGGTCCATCGTCGTCGGCGGGAAGAGAGACGTCGCCAACCCGAAATTGGGCGGCGAGATCCCGGCCGCGTCCCCTTCACGCGCGGTGACAGCCCATGCATTCACGAAGTTTACTAGAGACAGCCCATCGGCGATCTTATGCGACAAGCAAACACCCACGGCTATTCCGCcgtcaacaaaataatttatttgaacaCCAACGATTAACTCACTACCATCACCATTAGAAGGCTCTACGGGAAGAAACTTTTCCAATTCCTCCATTAATGGATTCTCAACCACATCTTTGAGGAAGCCATGAACGCGAGCTTCAACCCACAGCGCGCCCTCATCACTACAATCAACCAAATCGTTTCCTTTGATCCGTCCAGCTAAGGGATAAAACAGGGTCAAGACCTTAGATAAAGATTGCTTCAGCAATTGTGATGAACGGCCATGATCATCTGCCGGAGCATGATGGAAGAAGAGGATGAGAGGGATGAAAATGGGCGGTGCGTTTTGATCAAGAAAGGATAGTTTGAAGGTTTTAAGGTGAGGTGGAGTCGGTGATGATGGCTTGATCATCACCTCTTTGGAAAGTAATTCCACTTTCAACACCATCTTCAAAACTATATATGTTATTGCTAACTTTCTTCGTATATATGGTTGATTGGTAGCTAGTTTAATTTGGTATGTGCCTCTTTGTTgttgtgtgtttatatataggGATTAGGGAGAGGTAATATAGTGATATGATGGCATGGTGTCATAATGGTGCTGATGtcgttactttaaaaaaaaaaaaaaaaaagtctatctagtgtatgtataataatttaatacatatattatataatcaaaacaattattaaaacatgggtactaattaattatattaaccaCTTGTTAGTTACAACTACTGCGACTACTAATCAAACTCCATCCTATCCTCATCAATT is a window of Ipomoea triloba cultivar NCNSP0323 chromosome 11, ASM357664v1 DNA encoding:
- the LOC115997127 gene encoding stemmadenine O-acetyltransferase-like isoform X1, translating into MVLKLELLSKEMMIKPSSPTPPHLKTLKLSFLDQTSPPFFAPFIFFFHHGTTDDHGRSSQLLKQSLSKVLTLFYPLAGRIKGNDFVDCSDDGALWVEARVHGFLKDVVENPLMEELEKFLPLEPHNGDDSKLMLAVQVNYFLDGGIGVAVCVSHKIGDAFSVVNFVNAWAVTAREGDAAVISPPNFGLVSSLFPPTTEDLTGSGFSSTLGMTTREKIVTRRVVFDKQNLAALKKSAAAESSRVGNPTRVEALSAFLWKRFREASRKKTPHGSVKKTFRATQNVNLRARMNPPLPDATFGNLWSLANTTEKPSETDDDLVFQLRTSIREINAEYVEALQNGKGHSEHLRKWHERFSGEGEAEFLEFTSVCRFPIYEVDFGWGKPVWACITTFPYKNLVILMSTKCGDGIEAWINTGEEDDIYMGAGSLTPTPKL
- the LOC115997127 gene encoding stemmadenine O-acetyltransferase-like isoform X2, which codes for MVLKLELLSKEMMIKPSSPTPPHLKTLKLSFLDQTSPPFFAPFIFFFHHGTTDDHGRSSQLLKQSLSKVLTLFYPLAGRIKGNDFVDCSDDGALWVEARVHGFLKDVVENPLMEELEKFLPLEPHNGDDSKLMLAVQVNYFLDGGIGVAVCVSHKIGDAFSVVNFVNAWAVTAREGDAAVISPPNFGLVSSLFPPTTEDLTGSGFSSTLGMTTREKIVTRRVVFDKQNLAALKKSAAAESSRVGNPTRVEALSAFLWKRFRETSKKNLQHHAVKKTFPAAHAVNLRARMNPPLPYATFGNLWSLATTVTPSSSTAQDDLVFQLRTSIREINAEYVEALKNGKGHSERLRKWHKIIFCKGEAEFCKFSSWCRFPIYEVDFGWGKPVLACTATVPYKNVVRMMSTKCGDGIEAWINMGEDDIWEL
- the LOC115996401 gene encoding stemmadenine O-acetyltransferase-like; this encodes MVLKVELLSKEVMIKPSSPTPPHLKTFKLSFLDQNAPPIFIPLILFFHHAPADDHGRSSQLLKQSLSKVLTLFYPLAGRIKGNDLVDCSDEGALWVEARVHGFLKDVVENPLMEELEKFLPVEPSNGDGSELIVGVQINYFVDGGIAVGVCLSHKIADGLSLVNFVNAWAVTAREGDAAGISPPNFGLATSLFPPTTMDLPAGSRISPTLGMTREKIVTRRVVFDKENIAALKKSAAAKSSGVGDRGPTRVEAISAFLWKHFREAGRKKSQHVAVKKAFLAAHIVNLRAKMNPPLPDATFGNLWTLANTTITPSETNQSPDDNDDLVFQLRTSIKEINAEYVEALQNEKGQSEHLRKWHERFSTEEAEFLEFTSWCRFPIYEVDFGWGRPIWACRTSYPYKNLIILMSTKCGDGIEAWINMGEDDIWEI